Below is a genomic region from Brassica oleracea var. oleracea cultivar TO1000 chromosome C9, BOL, whole genome shotgun sequence.
ATTTTGTCTTTCCATCTTTGAAATTTTCAGCAACTGAGAGAGAAAAGACGTGAGAGGCGAGCAAATGAGCTAGTCCAACAACACAACGATGACACCATTTTGAAACTCGAAAACGCGGCCATCGAGCGCTCCAAGTCGGTTGATTCTGCAGTCCTTGGAAAATACAGTATCTGGAGAAGAGAGAACGAGAACGACAACTCTGATTCTAACATCCGCTTGATGAGGGATCAAGTGATCATGGCTAGAGTCTACAGTGGTCTCGCAAAACTGAAGAACAAGACTGACTTGTTACAAGAACTTCAGGCCCGGATCAAAGACAGCCAACGTGTTTTGGGTGAATCAACAACTGATGCAGATCTTCCTCGTAGGTAAAGAGATCTTTTACGTTTCTGTTATTATTATTCCAGTTATGTGTTTTTTTAACTGATACCTCATTAACGTGTAGTGCACATGATAAACTGAGAGACATGGGTCAAGTCTTGGCTAAGGCCAAGATGCAGTTATATGACTGCAAGCTGGTTACTGGAAAGCTGAGAGCAATGCTTCAAACGGCTGATGAACAAGTCAGGAGCTTGAAGAAGCAGAGTACTTTTCTGGCTCAGTTAGCAGCGAAAACTATTCCAAATGCTATCCATTGCCTGTCGATGCGCTTGACCATCGATTACTATCTTCTTTCTCCGGTGAAAAGGAAGTTCCCTCGCACTGAAAACCTAGAGAACCCTAATCTTTACCATTATGCCCTGTTTTCTGACAACGTGTTAGCTGCATCAGTGGTTGTGAACTCAGCCATCATGAATGCCAAGGTAAAACAGTTATCCACTCTCTCTTGTATTCGTGCTCCTACCTCTCTATGTGTATCCCTGATGGGATTTTGAACGGAACCCATCGAACCGAAATGAAAATTTTGGTTCGATTTGGTTGTTTTTTTCTGTTGTTGGAAAGTTCGGTTTTCCGTTCGGCCGGCAAACGGTTACTTCAATTTTCTTGAAAAAAACTATAACCAAACCATACCAAAAACCCGGACCGAAAAAGCCAAACTAACTGAATTTAATCAAAGCTTATATGAAATTTTAGCAAAATTTATAACCCAAATCAAAAACTTCAGGTAGGATTTTCAAAACCCAAACCAAACTTTATTTAGGGTTAATTTGGTAAGTTTTATGTTGAACCGAACTAATCAAAAACCAAACTACCTGAACCCGCAGGCCTACTGTCATGAGTTGCAGAGTTGAATTAAAAGTTTTTTCTTGTTTGGGCAGGATCCTTCGAAGCATGTGTTTCACCTTGTGACGGATAAACTCAATTTCGGAGCAATGAACATGTGGTTCCTCCTAAACCCACCTGGAAAGGCAACAATACATGTGGAAAACGTGGATGAGTTTAAGTGGCTCAACTCATCTTACTGCCCTGTTCTTCGTCAGCTTGAATCAGCAGCAATGAAGGAATTCTATTTCAAAGCAGATCATCCAACTTCAGGCTCTTCGAATCTCAAATACAGAAACCCAAAGTATCTATCCATGTTGAATCACTTGAGATTTTACCTCCCTGAGGTTTATCCCAAGCTGAACAAAATCCTCTTCTTGGATGACGACATCATCGTTCAGAAAGACCTAACTCCACTCTGGGAAGTCAACCTGAACGGCAAAGTCAACGGTGCCGTTGAAACCTGCGGGGAGAGTTTCCACAGGTTCGACAAGTATCTCAACTTCTCGAATCCTCATATAGCGAGGAACTTCAATCCAAACGCTTGTGGATGGGCTTATGGCATGAACATGTTCGACCTAAAGGAGTGGAAGAAGCGAGACATCACTGGTATCTACCACAAGTGGCAAAACATGGTAAACAACTCTTAAATCCTTTGCATCAACATGGTTGATTAATGGGTTGCTTATTATGGATATATTGTTGCTGTTTAGAATGAGAACAGGACACTGTGGAAGCTAGGGACACTACCACCAGGACTAATAACGTTTTACGGACTAACACATCCCTTAAACAAGGCGTGGCACGTTCTGGGACTTGGATATAACCCGAGTATAGCAAAGAAAGACATTGAGAATGCAGCAGTGGTTCATTATAATGGGAACATGAAACCGTGGTTGGAGTTAGCTATGTCCAAGTATCTACCGTATTGGACCAAGTATATCCAGTTTGATCACCCATATCTTCGTAGATGCAACCTTCATGAATAAATTAATCAAATTAAATCTTTGTTTAGATGATTTGAGGTAATTACTCCTAATCTTATGTTGTTCCCTTCATTGCGTTCCTCTTTAATTTGCACACATTGTTAATTGTTTATTCATATCTTTGTTTAGTAATTTTTTTTGTTCGGGTTAAAAACACTTTTGTTATCGAGTTTCTTTCTATAATATCTTAATGGAGATCCTGGTGTAAGGACCTGTGAAAGAATGAAGCACTGTGTCGCTATTTTAGTTAGGGCATGATTATTGGGAGTCTTTGCTCTTGGGTCCTTAATACACATATATTTGTATGTATATATTATATATATGTATATAATTGCAGGTTAAGGACTTTAAGAAATTTTCGGTTTGGGTTTTCGTAAAGTCTTTAGCCCGCAATTATATATGCGTATATAATATATACATACAAATATATGTGTATTAAGGATCCAAAAGCAAAGATTCTCAATAATCATGCCCTTATATAAAAACCTTCAAGTAGTCAAGCCAAGAGATCACCTAATCCAGAGATTCTGCAACTTTTGGAAAAATTGCATTTTTTTTGTTGGTAATATTTTGATTATGATGGACACAAATGCTAAACTTCCAGTTTATAGTTTCTCATATGATGTCAAATAATGAGATAAAAATTCAAAGTCCCATTAAACTAAAATTTTTTTTTTCTATATTCTTTTTTTTCCAACCCATTATTTTATTACAATATATCTGATGACAGTAACAAAAAAAAGTATCAAATTTGGCATTTAAAAGTGCAGAGGCAGGTATTGGCGGGTCCTGGCCCTCCTAGACATGTCCCTCTTCCCGCTCTCTCTCCCCACTTTGCAGTACATTGTTCGGCACACTGTGGAGGTACACAAGGGGTTGCTCCTATAAATCGTTCATGACACAATTGTTGTCCTTGTGTGTCCTTCATCCCCATCCCTAACAATACATATTTAAAACAGATTAATATTATCTCAATTCCTGTCCTTATAAAAATGAAAAGATGGTGAACAAAAACTCATCAGATAATAAAGAAGAAGCATGAAAATAATTAACATATTTTAAGATGTAACACAAACCTAGAACAAGAACGATCATAAAGATAGCAAAAATTGTGTTTTTAGCCATTTTGTGTGATACAAGAGAAATGAATGGATGTAATTGTATTGCACTTGTGAACATCATATATATGTATATAAGAAATTTAATGCATATATATATTGATATCAAAAAATGTAATAAATGTAAATAAAAGATCAACTAGTAATTAATTAGACTTTTGAACAGAACAAGTCATATATAGAAAAAGAAATAGTAAGATATCTACAAATTAATTAAAAATAAAAACCGATATGGAAATAATAAATCATAATTAATGGTGTAATATCATCCATGAGTAAATCTTGAAAAAAAATATCAAGTAATATTGAATAGATTCTTGAAAATCATTAAGATATAGTAATATATTAATGAAGTAAAGTCTTTCAAAATACTGTATTGAATGAAAAGAGAGACCACCAAAACCATATTGTATGTTATTATTGACTATTATAACTTCGGGATCTTATAGCACATTATAATTATTTAAGATAATTATTTATTTTTATATCCTTAATATATCAAACTAATCATTTTATACTATATAAATCAATGTTTTTAAAACCGGACCGGCTAGGGAACCGAGAATTTTTTGGGTCATGGATCATTGTGGTTTGACCGGGTCTGAACCGGATTCGATCGGGTTTACTTAGATTAAACTAAATTTAATGATATTTTATAAACAATATGCATATTCTTAAAAAAAAAATCATATCAAATAAAATGTTTAAATAGCCATAATGTATAGAAAAACTTAAAAAAAAAAAAAAAATAAAAAAAAAAAAAAAAAAAAAAAAAAAAAAAAAAAAAAAAAAAACTTAAAAATAACAATTAAAATCTAAAATCAATATGAAAAGCACATTTAAACTTTATTCGCAGATATTATCATTCTAAATCTTCATCACCTTTGAAAAAAATTATATACATATTAGGTAAAATTTATATTTTGAAATACAAATTTCACAAACGTAAATGTTTCAATTATTTAAATCTTCAAAACAAGTGATCATGAAATAAAATTAAAACAAAGTGAGAAGTAGACAAAAAAAATATCTTGACGTGAATATTAAACTTTGTGAATCTTATAATTTACGAGTTGTAGAGACGACAAAAGAAAAAGAAAAGAGACGATACTTTATTAATCTTTAATAAATCTTATTTTTATTTTAAGAGGAAGAAAATTAATTGTTTCATTAACAAGATTTTGGCTTTTATACGAACCGGGGTTTGGCCGGTTCATTGGGTCGCTGGTTCCCGGGTTTTTGACGGTTCGATAGGGGTTTTTAACTGGTTCGATTTTAGTTGGGTTTTAACACTAACCCAACCCGGATTATTTTTGGTTCATGGTTCGACCCGGTCCGACCGCCGGTTCGGTCCGGGTTTAAAAACACTGATATAAATAGATATTTTCATATGATTTCGACATAGGAAAATAAAATTAAAATACTAATATAGAATAAAGTAGTGTAATATTTTTTATTTTAAATGTAAAATGAATTATCATACAGAAAAAGGAAAAAGATAGGAAATGTTAGAAAAATAAAAGTATGGGACTGAAAGAAAAACAAAGGTCCACAGTCTAAGAAAAAACTTAAAAACGATACTGCTCCACAACTGCAAGAATATATTTTCTGCTTGAGTTAAGGGTGGGCGTGGAGCATATATACTATATACTAAATATAAAGAAGGGTTTCCTTCACTCCTAGGCTGTCCACATAGGCCGACACGTCACTAATTTGAGTCTTGAGAAGCCGACACGTGTCACGGTCAATCAAAAGTCAATGTTTCCTTAATTCTTGAATTTAATGGATTTTATGTGTTTACGACGGTCCAAATACATATTCTCTAAAAAAAGAAAAAAAAACGGTATACGAAACTTAGGGAAAGTGGCCGTTGAGCAACAATTCCCGTTCAGTCAACTGTCAATAGAAATCCAACGGTTTCACCGGTGACGAACGATTCTGATCAATGTCAGTCGGAAGCCGAATAGACTTCTTTAATCTGGAGCCGTTACGGAAACTAACTTGGTTCATGCATCTTCATTAACATTCACATTAATACCTACTCTCTACTTCTCACACGATCTCGCATTCAATGAATCTCCTCATTCATTTCTTTGTGTTAATCCTCCATTATAAATATGAAGGTTTTCTTCCAAGAAAATCATCAGTTCATTTCTCTTAATAAACAACACAAAAAGGTGATGAACAAGATTTGTTAAGCTCATCGTTGTACTTGACGGATTGTGACAGAAAAGTGATAAGAAACAGAAAAAATGAGATAAGAAACAGACTAAACAAAGAAGAAGAGAAAAGAGGAAGAGGATAGAAGAAGGGAGATAACTTTTTTTAGAGAACTTTTTTTTAAAAGATCTATTTATCTTTANNNNNNNNNNNNNNNNNNNNNNNNNNNNNNNNNNNNNNNNNNNNNNNNNNNNNNNNNNNNNNNNNNNNNNNNNNNNNNNNNNNNNNNNNNNNNNNNNNNNNNNNNNNNNNNNNNNNNNNNNNNNNNNNNNNNNNNNNNNNNNNNNNNNNNNNNNNNNNNNNNNNNNNNNNNNNNNNNNNNNNNNNNNNNNNNNNNNNNNNNNNNNNNNNNNNNNNNNNNNNNNNNNNNNNNNNNNNNNNNNNNNNNNNNNNNNNNNNNNNNNNNNNNNNNNNNNNNNNNNNNNNNNNNNNNNNNNNNNNNNNNNNNNNNNNNNNNNNNNNNNNNNNNNNNNNNNNNNNNNNNNNNNNNNNNNNNNNNNNNNNNNNNNNNNNNNNNNNNNNNNNNNNNNNNNNNNNNNNNNNNNNNNNNNNNNNNNNNNNNNNNNNNNNNNNNNNNNNNNNNNNNNNNNNNNNNNNNNNNNNNNNNNNNNNNNNNNNNNNNNNNNNNNNNNNNNNNNNNNNNNNNNNNNNNNNNNNNNNNNNNNNNNNNNNNNNNNNNNNNNNNNNNNNNNNNNNNNNNNNNNNNNNNNNNNNNNNNNNNCATCAACCTAAAATAATATTTTAGCACATAATTAATAATATAATATCAAAGACATAAATTTTAAAAATATTCATAAGAAAAAATATAATCTAAGATTTTTGTATTAAAAATTATTTTACTTATTATCAAAATTATCATAATTACAGTAGAATAAACAAAGAAAATATGTAAAACTATTATGTATTCATGAACATTTTAATATTAAGATGATCATGATCTATAACAAAAATAACAAAACATACACAATAAAAGTTAATATCACTTTAAATTTCAAGTAAGGTAAACATTTTGAAATACTTTTTAACTGATGTATTTATGTATTTTTGGTTATTAACACGTCCATAGCATTAATTGAGAGAGAGAGAGAGAGGGAGGGAGAGAGAGAGAGATTATGCTAATAGTAAAAATTCGTTTTTTTGGTTAATTTAAAATTTAAGAAAATAGTATATCTCATATACATCTCTTGCAAATGTAAAACTAAAACACAAACCACAAATAATATAAAAATAACAATCTTGATTACAAGTAAATTATATCTCGCCCGTAGGGCGGGCCGACCCTAGTATACTAAATTTTGAAAGTATTTGTGATTCTTTCTGCTTTGTCCAGATCTACATCCCCTATATATTATTTTAAAAGTATTACAACTTCCTTTTGTAGCCATATGTCATCACTAGGATGATTCTTAGGATCATTAGAGAAATATGTTGGTCCATCTAATTATATAATAAGTTTTTTTATTAAACTAACAATAAATTCATCATTAATGTACTTTTTTATTTCCTTAAATAAAATTTACGGAATTGCCTAATGTGGCTAAAGTATATATGGCAATTAATGATTTTGAATAATAAAGATTTGATAAAAAAAATAGTGTATCTTCTATCATATTTGTTTAATTTTAAACTATTAAATAAAATTAAACAACCACAATAACCGTATAATAAAAATTTAGATTTTTATTTATATGTTATATTTTGAATTTTTACAAACGGCTATAAATTACTAAAACTGTTAAGAGTCTCATATTCAAATTTTATGATCTATGGTTTAAAAATTTTGTTATGACAAAATACAAATGATTACAAAAATTATATAAGTAAAAAGTCTAATTTAATTAATTATTAAGATTAATATATATCGTTTTAAATTAAACTATAAACCATATAAAATACAATATTTTAGTTTCAAAATTTACTTTGAACAATTTTTTTGATAAAAATTTTGAACGATCATTGACAACTTATTTTTTTTTTAAATTATGAATTACTAAAGCTATTAATCTCACAATGAAAATTTTGTTATCAGTAATTTAAATTTTTTTCTATAAAAGATATAAATGTTCAAAAAACTATATGAGTAGAAATCATCATTTAGTAGACATTAATATTAAAAATATACTAATATATATTATCTATGTTAGTATCATTTAAATTTACTTACATATCCTATCAAATATAAAAAACAAATTGGATTAATAAAATTATTTTATATGTCCGCACCAATTTAATTATATATTTAATAGTTACTGAACTTTAATTATTTCATAATATGTAAAAATATTTAATACATAAATAATTTTTATATATAATGTTGATCCCGCGCAAGGCGCATATCTTAACCTAGTTTTTATTATTTGATTTACTTTATCACTATGCCAGATAGGTCCGTATATTTAGCAAGACATTTATTTTAATAAGATATTCATTTAGATTCATAAATTCTTTTTAAAATAAATGAAAAATCTAAAATTAAATAAAATATAGTGTAAAACAACAATATGTCAATAACTGGGAACTAAAGAATCAAATTTGTGGATAAAATTTTAAAATTTTCAGATATAACAATGGATCATATAATTTATATATATATATATATGTATATATATCATTTAATATATACATATATCAGATCGAATATCCAGATATTTAAAATTTTAGTATTTGTTTTTATTCGTAAAATTACAAATATCAAAAAAATTGAGAATGAATAGAAGTAGTATTATGGGAAAATTTGACTTATACACGTTTCTTGATATCACTATTCAACTTTACCATCAATCAAAGTGATTTTCATAAATACTACATTCATTAATGTGTAAAAGACAATACTGCCCTTAACTTATCTTTAACTCATCTCTCTCTCTCTCGATCTATCTCTTTCGCGAATCTCCGTCGTCCAGATCCACCGTCTCCGTCCAGATCCGCCGTCTCCATCCAGATCCGACATCTTCGTCCAGATCCGTCGTCTCCGTCCAGATCCACGAAGCATATGAGATCGAGACTCAAAACCTCAAAATGTTGAATCTCAGCAAGAATCACAACTTGTAAGTAATTTTCTCGGATTTTGTTGTTTCAATCTAAGAGAAATGGTTATCTTTTAATAGTCGGATCTAAGAGAAAGATTTCCGATAATGAACATTGAGTTTTTGAAAATCTATAACCCTTTATAAATCTAAGTTATTTAGTAATGTAATTGACATGTTCAGTTCCCGACACTCATGAAAGAAGCGTATGTTCAAGCTTATATGAGAGCCACAAACCTGCCATCACACATTTGCTTCGATCTACAATGGTAATCACCAAATTCATCATTGGCTCTTGTTTTTTTCTTAAGTCTTAATGACCAACCATTGACATTTTTTTCAGTTTCTTCTTGTGTTTTAGATTGCAGAGTATGTTCTCTTTAGCAGTGATAAAAGGTATTCTACAACGCAAGTGAAGGCTCCACCTCAGCTGCAGAAAACAATGTGTTAAATAACTCAGAGTTGCTCTTTCTTGCATTTTTGTCTTATATGTCAGTTGTTTCCTATGATTTGTTGTCTCACATCAACTATTTATGAGTGCAGGGTGCTGTTAGAGTGTTGACGGTAAACCATGGATTTGTTTACGAACCTTATGCCCTTCATGAGAAAATGTCATGGTGGCGAAGGTAAGTTTGGCATTATAGTTACCTTTATTACTTATATGTTTTGAGAAATGTTGTTTCTAATGCCAAGAGTTAACATGTCTGCATTTCTTTCACTAGTAATCACTTTTTAAGCTCCCAAGTATAATCTAGTCTTTCGACATTGAAAAGCAGAGAGTAGTTTTTCTTCTAGAATTGAGTTTTTTTTTTTAAATTGCAAGTGAGTTACAAGTTTGTTGCTTCTGCAGGTGCTTGTACGTGACATATGGGTCTTTGAGAAGTCTCTATTCCACACAGGAGCTTGCTGGCGTTTCTGCGGCCATATTGAATTTCCTTCAAAGGATATAATCCAACCTGTCCTTTGATTTTTTTTTTGCTGAGTCAGTATCTCTACACAATTTGCATTCCTCTAGTCTCTGTTTCAACTAAAGAGTGAATGTTGTCTGATTAGGTTCTAGATAATTTTATAAAAAATTTATAAAGACTTATAAAAAAATTTGTAAAGTTAGTAAACAATTTATATATGTTTATGAAAACGTTAAAGTTAATAAACAATTTATAAGGTTTATATAGGTTTACGAATCAATTATAAAGTCCCTAAATCATTAGTAAGAATCTATAACCATTTAGAAAGGCTTATAAAACAATTTATAAGAGTTTGTAACATAATTGATAAGGGTTTACAAGAATATGTAAATAATCAATAAGAGTTAATAAGAGTTTATAAATCTTTTGTAAAGTTTATAAAAAAACAGTTTATAAAATTTGTAAATTATTTATAAATGTTTATAAATTATTTGTAAAAGTATATAAACCATTTATAAAGGCTTATAAAGAAGTTTATAAAGCCTATAAACCGTTTCTAAATGTTTATGAAAGAAATCAGTTAGAAGGTCTTTAAATCATTTATAAGAGTCTATAACCATTTAAAAAGGCTTATAAGACCATTTATAAGGTTTGTAAAATAATTTATAAGGTTTATAAAGGTATCTAAATAATTTATAAGGGTTTATAAAACATTTATAAAGTTCATAAAAGTTTTTATAAAGTTTAGAAACCATTTATAACGGCTTATTAATCATTTATGAAGAGTTTATAAACTTGTTATAAAGGGTATGTAAACAATTTGTTTTTTCATGCCTCTATAAAGTCCCTAAATCATTCATAAGAATCTATAACCATTTAGAAAGGCTTATAAAACAACTTTTTCTTTCTGTTATTAAAAAAATCAACAAATGTTGGCTTAGAACAGGTCGATATAAGGGAAAGAGTTTCGATAGTGAATATTGAGTTTTCAAAAAATTATAATCCTTTATAAATCTGGGTTCAAGTAATTTTAGAATTTTCTTACCTCTGTTATCCATAAAACAAATAAGGTTGATTTACACTTGTCATTTTGAATAGGTCTGGTTAAGAAAAAGATTTTTGGATAGTGAACATTGCATTTTAAAGAATTATAACCCATTATAAATCTGGGTTTCAGGATATTGTTAATAGTACAACTCAATGATTTATAAGGTTTTATAAAGAAGTTCTTAAACAAGAGTTGATCATATATTCTTTGATCAACATATAAATGTGTGAACTTGAGAAGTCTTATCTTGTATTATCATATATTCTTTGTAAGACTGTTATAGAAATACGTAAACATTATGCTTGAAAAAAATATCTTTAGACCATGATTAATAGTTAACATCATCATTTTATAAAGTAATTTACTTGATACTAACGAGGGTATAGAGATCACTAATTCAAGCCATGATCATGACAAGAGCTCTAGCAGCAGCAATAGCGGTAGTGGTCA
It encodes:
- the LOC106318937 gene encoding polygalacturonate 4-alpha-galacturonosyltransferase-like isoform X3, with translation MGLKRGLSGVNRIRGGGGSRSAALVILVFLCVFAPLVFFVGRGVYIDSSNDYANASVKQSLDWRERLAMQSLRSLFSKEVLDVITASTAHLGPFSLDSSLKKNNSSPSWRELEVDTQENQTASSSIVNAKRDTTSEGGSHQKVETPEMLYRRQLREKRRERRANELVQQHNDDTILKLENAAIERSKSVDSAVLGKYSIWRRENENDNSDSNIRLMRDQVIMARVYSGLAKLKNKTDLLQELQARIKDSQRVLGESTTDADLPRSAHDKLRDMGQVLAKAKMQLYDCKLVTGKLRAMLQTADEQVRSLKKQSTFLAQLAAKTIPNAIHCLSMRLTIDYYLLSPVKRKFPRTENLENPNLYHYALFSDNVLAASVVVNSAIMNAKDPSKHVFHLVTDKLNFGAMNMWFLLNPPGKATIHVENVDEFKWLNSSYCPVLRQLESAAMKEFYFKADHPTSGSSNLKYRNPKYLSMLNHLRFYLPEVYPKLNKILFLDDDIIVQKDLTPLWEVNLNGKVNGAVETCGESFHRFDKYLNFSNPHIARNFNPNACGWAYGMNMFDLKEWKKRDITGIYHKWQNMNENRTLWKLGTLPPGLITFYGLTHPLNKAWHVLGLGYNPSIAKKDIENAAVVHYNGNMKPWLELAMSKYLPYWTKYIQFDHPYLRRCNLHE
- the LOC106318937 gene encoding polygalacturonate 4-alpha-galacturonosyltransferase-like isoform X1; this translates as MGLKRGLSGVNRIRGGGGSRSAALVILVFLCVFAPLVFFVGRGVYIDSSNDYANASVKQVRLENSLFRFNTSQAMVFVSLDWLQSLDWRERLAMQSLRSLFSKEVLDVITASTAHLGPFSLDSSLKKNNSSPSWRELEVDTQQENQTASSSIVNAKRDTTSEGGSHQKVETPEMLYRRQLREKRRERRANELVQQHNDDTILKLENAAIERSKSVDSAVLGKYSIWRRENENDNSDSNIRLMRDQVIMARVYSGLAKLKNKTDLLQELQARIKDSQRVLGESTTDADLPRSAHDKLRDMGQVLAKAKMQLYDCKLVTGKLRAMLQTADEQVRSLKKQSTFLAQLAAKTIPNAIHCLSMRLTIDYYLLSPVKRKFPRTENLENPNLYHYALFSDNVLAASVVVNSAIMNAKDPSKHVFHLVTDKLNFGAMNMWFLLNPPGKATIHVENVDEFKWLNSSYCPVLRQLESAAMKEFYFKADHPTSGSSNLKYRNPKYLSMLNHLRFYLPEVYPKLNKILFLDDDIIVQKDLTPLWEVNLNGKVNGAVETCGESFHRFDKYLNFSNPHIARNFNPNACGWAYGMNMFDLKEWKKRDITGIYHKWQNMNENRTLWKLGTLPPGLITFYGLTHPLNKAWHVLGLGYNPSIAKKDIENAAVVHYNGNMKPWLELAMSKYLPYWTKYIQFDHPYLRRCNLHE
- the LOC106318937 gene encoding polygalacturonate 4-alpha-galacturonosyltransferase-like isoform X2; protein product: MGLKRGLSGVNRIRGGGGSRSAALVILVFLCVFAPLVFFVGRGVYIDSSNDYANASVKQSLDWRERLAMQSLRSLFSKEVLDVITASTAHLGPFSLDSSLKKNNSSPSWRELEVDTQQENQTASSSIVNAKRDTTSEGGSHQKVETPEMLYRRQLREKRRERRANELVQQHNDDTILKLENAAIERSKSVDSAVLGKYSIWRRENENDNSDSNIRLMRDQVIMARVYSGLAKLKNKTDLLQELQARIKDSQRVLGESTTDADLPRSAHDKLRDMGQVLAKAKMQLYDCKLVTGKLRAMLQTADEQVRSLKKQSTFLAQLAAKTIPNAIHCLSMRLTIDYYLLSPVKRKFPRTENLENPNLYHYALFSDNVLAASVVVNSAIMNAKDPSKHVFHLVTDKLNFGAMNMWFLLNPPGKATIHVENVDEFKWLNSSYCPVLRQLESAAMKEFYFKADHPTSGSSNLKYRNPKYLSMLNHLRFYLPEVYPKLNKILFLDDDIIVQKDLTPLWEVNLNGKVNGAVETCGESFHRFDKYLNFSNPHIARNFNPNACGWAYGMNMFDLKEWKKRDITGIYHKWQNMNENRTLWKLGTLPPGLITFYGLTHPLNKAWHVLGLGYNPSIAKKDIENAAVVHYNGNMKPWLELAMSKYLPYWTKYIQFDHPYLRRCNLHE